The following nucleotide sequence is from Sander vitreus isolate 19-12246 chromosome 11, sanVit1, whole genome shotgun sequence.
TAAGGTTGCTGGGAGAAGCACAAAACTTTATAAAGAGGTAtgtgttgtttcttttcttaaCATTtcttctgaaacagaaaatggcATCACCACCATAATCCCCTGAGTATGTACCACACCAGGACAAGGTATGTGGGATTGATTTGGAATAAAGTGCCCGTGTTTATGAGGAAACGAGTCCCtatgtggctcattgatgtgtgtgtTCGTTCAGAGGTTCTCAATCTGGTGTATGGCACTTGGGAATAAGCTACAGTATATCAGGGATTGGCTACACAGGCAACACTGTTTGTGGGATTTATTGACAATAAGAATAGAGTGTCGCTTTATCCTTCATCAtacttgacaaaaaaaaaaacaacgtatctcctcttctcttcaggAATGTTGATAATCCATTCCTCCTATTCTTCTCATTGGCCCATGTCCACACACCACTTTTTGAAACCCCCGCCTTTGCTGGCAAAAGTCGCCATGGTCGCTACGGTGATAACCTAGAAGAAGTTGACTGGATGATCGGTAAATATATTGGCATGCATTGTTAAACATTTTATACTGGCCCTTTAGTTTGACGCTGGTAAACTGGTCTGATTGGCCATCAACTACCCAGTGCAACATTTCATGAAGGTGCAAACATCCCATCATCACTGGGTTCTACCTATAGTACTCATCTATGCGTGTGTCAAAGTTATGCTAACCGCTGGAAATTACAAAACTACGAAAAATAAGACAGACTTGTCCTTTTAGCCTTCAGGAAAGTCAGAGTAATCCTACTGTCTCTATCTGTTTATGGAACTCTCCATATCCAACCATCTCTAATGCTATGTTAATATGCTTTCTAGGTAAAATCACAGAGACGGTAGACTCCCTTGGCCTAGCCAACAATACTCTGATGTACTTTACATCAGACCATGGTGGACACCTAGAGGATGCTGATTCCATCATCGGCCAGAAAGGAGGCTGGAACGGCATTTATAAAGGTAGACATCATcttacacagtttttttttttttttttaatgacagtcACTTTAACTGCCATCTTTGATGCTGTCATCCATGTATTAATCTGGTATTTGATCTCTCAAAACATGCATTAATAGTTACAGCATAGGAAGTTGATGAAAAATCTGTATGTTCTATATTGGTTAAAGGAACATTATACCACAAGCATATATTTCTTACTGCATTtactacaacaaaaaaaactagatATTTGCGTTGTGCAATTTCTCTTAATCACTCACCTATAGGTGGGAAAGCCATGGGAGGCTGGGAGGGGGGGATCAGGGTGCCTGGTATTTTCCGCTGGCCTGGCAGACTGGCAGCTGGAAGAGTAGTGGACGAACCCACTAGCCTCATGGACCTGTATCCAACACTGAAATATTTGGCCACGGACACACAACCAGACAGGTAAAGATTACgggtgctgtctgtgtgttgtgtgtactcAAGTCTTATTTGTTTCTCCAGAGTTTTCTTCTTTGAAAGGTTGAAAAGCTTCTGTATTTGTTGAATACAATAGTGCACCAAACCATTGTTTACAGTTACAAAAAGAGGTGAGAAAGGACCATACAATTACTCTAAACCGGAGCATAATAATTAAGGCGTTTTGTAGTCAGATGATTACAGTGTGAAGACAAAAGTACCTTTATTATCTGTAAACAACTATGGCTTTTGTATCGGAGAAGGCTGCTGTGTAGAAACTGATTTAGCTAATTTTGCAAGCAGTGTGTAGGTGACATATGtactatttaattttttatccTAACTTATTTACTTACTATTGATCCTGACATAACAAGCTTGTTCTATTCTGTTGCCAAGATAATTACTTTTCGGAATATACTAGTTATAATATGATCATTACAACGTGAGATAGTTAATTATTGAATAAAAGGCGTTGTGGTAATGGTCTCTCCCTTGATTTTTATAGTACAATTGTATCTCAACTTTCCCCTCttccctctctgtttctcttaaTAATACCTCTCTCCCAGACAATCAGATGGCTATAACCTCATGCCACTGTTGGAGGGGAAGGTAGAGCGATCAGAGCATGAATTTATGTTCCATTACTGTGGAATCTACCTGAATGCAGTACGCTGGCACCCACCTGGAAGTAAGTCCACATATGTAGACAGAGCATGCAGTCAATCATCTAGCAGACACATGTTTTTGACCATTATAAAGGTCTGAtgttttgtgacattttgtgaATGGCAAAAGCTTGGACATGCTTGTTTTAACATGAATGTACCTGAGAAATCTGATGAGGGACGGGTATTGTTTAGATTTAGCTCTTCCAATTCCTTTCTGCATATCAGTTCCAGTTTTTATTGAACCCTGAATCTGATTCTTGGCAAATTATTTGACAAGCAGAGGCACCAAAATGTGTTAAAAGTGCGCTTTAACCTGTCACAGTATAAACCAtaaacatgtgcatgttcacatCTTCTCCTGGTTGGTGTTTCCATCCAGGTGACTCCGTCTTCAAGGTGCACTTTTTCACTCCCAACTTTTCTCCCCCGGGAGCCGGTGGATGCTATGACACTAAGGTCTGTCTATGTCATGGAGAACATGTGACGCACCACAGCCCCCCGCTGCTGTACGACCTTTTCCACGATCCCTCGGAGTCCCGCCCACTGACACCTGATACCGAGCCGCGATACGCTGAAATCCTCGAGCAGACCGCCAAAGCCGTGGAGAGACATCGAAATACCCTCACAAACAAGCAGGCATCTGATGATACTTATTCGCACCCCAACGCAGATGCGCACAGCGTTCAAAGCCAGATGACATGGGACAAGATTCTGTGGAGACCCCTGCTTCAGCCCTGCTGTGGGACTTTTCCATTCTGCGGCTGCAAGGAGGACACAATGCATATTTAAGGAAAAAGACCACCAGATGGTCCTAAAAAGTTGTTACAAAAACAGCTTGTGTTTGGTAAAGCTCCTCTGGACTCTACAGCAGagtcatcactttttttcaatagcTCAGGGTGCATTCAGGAGCTTTCACCATTCAAAGGTTTCAGAGCATTTCAAAGATGTGATAGTTTGACCTATAGACCTggtgtaaaatgtaatgtagttATAGTAATGTGTCAGGCAATGCTTTGTTTAATCTAAAATTTAAATTGATTTGAACAATGCAATTAATTGTAACTAAGTTTGAAATGTAGACAAAAGTCCATatcgctcgatggtgttttaagcccccaacatcgaCTACAAGGcacctaatcctagtgccttccaggcagcgctgcctggaagatgaCGTTGGGGGCGTAAAACACCAAACGCCGTCCAAATCGTGtagtgaaattaaaataaacacaccAAATTTAGTCAAAATTGACTAAACTTATATTATAATGAAGTCACCCAAAATCGATGGAAAGTACTGAAACTgatcaaaattaaatgaaaattaaaCAATGCATTGACTGCACTGTACATGGAGTAAGTGCATTATTACATACACATGAAtgcaaaagtgccaaaaaagaTGCATCTTCGCTTACATGAAGGGgaagtgttttatttcatgtgtatCATTTATTAAGTGAAGGATCTGTTCAGTTGGTGCCCTTAATTCTTACAATAACTAAGTAACATAAAATCAGTGCTTTAAGTATCTGTGACAATAAAATGGCTATTCAAAATAACTGCATTTCTGTCACATTGAATACATAATTTAATCTTAGTTATTTCCCCCTGAATTCTATGAGCCCTTTGTTAGTGTTTCAGTCACTCTGCTTACACCCAGACTGGTAGTGAGGTTATCAGACCTGTCGTAATGCTTGTGAGTTTTTCTTTCATAGCTCAACAGTCAGTCTAACGTTTTGGTTAAGCAGGACTGAAAACAGGTAGTAGTTTAGACTGTGCCATTAGAGGGCAGAGTCAGACCATGTTTGGATGATAGCtatctagagagagagagagggagagagagagagagaatttcaGCTCAGTCACTGTGGGCTCTTGTACTGTGGTATGAATTATGCCTAAATAGCAGTATTATGTATTTTCATAGCACAACAAATGAAAGGATAAATCATGTTGGTACACATAAgtgtaatatatgaataaagcACGTAACATTTTGATTATGCTGTAAAAGTATAATATTGCATCAGTAGCACTTGGCTGGAGGTTACAAATGAAATCCCTCAAGAAAAATGATCCATCCCTCCTGCACCTGTTTCCTTCTATCCCTGTTTTTCTTAATTCTTAATATTCTCCCTCATCATTTCCTTCCCTTCATGTTGGTTCCCTTCATATGATACATGTTGATCTCGGAAAGAGAATTTTCCTCTCACTCCCCTTCATTAATGTCCAAGCACAAGGTCAGCTGCAGAACAGCATTGCTCAAAGACATTAAGGCAGGGTGGATGTTGTCCCCCAGGCTGGCCTAGTTTGTACAAAAGGACACCATGTGGCTCCACAGATCTTCAGTAATAAAAATCTGTGTGAACTTCTCCATCAACAGTGTCATCATTGTTGattaacatcatcatcatcatgctgCTCTCACACTCGTCTCCCTCCAGCAGTGGTTGGCTGTCAAAACATCAAAGTCTAGTCTACAATTGTTCTCCTTCCTGTCCTCCATCTCCACAAACAGCTTTCTTCATCTCCTGCTCCTTGCTGTCCTCccgtcttcctcctctccctccaggAATTCCACCCACATCTGCAAGTAAGGAGGGgattttcatcatcatcatcataactAATCGTTGCCATCACGATCATAGTATTTACTTCTCTCCCTTTCAGCAGTGCCCCCTACATCAAACACTTAGCAAGTTCATTATGGTAGCCACTCCATATCTGTAACAGTAAGTCATGCAGTCGACCATACATGTTGACATTTGGCTGTACGTCAAAGTTAATGATGGCTGGTGGAATAGAATGTTGCTGGCTGTAcatcatgtcacacacacacacacgtaaccaTGTGCACATgtaaccacatagaaacacgcATGTGTGCACAgttgcaaatgcacacacatgctcgTGTACCTACATGCACACAGTATATCATGTTGTTTTGAACAGTTCAGTGGCTTTCTGTAAGGTCAGTGTTTCAGGAGAAGCcataaagcatttttttttataaccccCTGTTTGACACAGAAGCACAACTTGAAAAGATGTGATTATTGCATGGCAACTTAAACACTGGAAATAGCTCTCTTGTATTAATATGCATGTTACACAAACTGTAATAGCTAAGGGGCTGTTGTTGCATTGTTTTGATTTAGTTGTGTGTGCCTATAGTTTGGGTGATGTTTAGAATTGAGGTCATTATAGAGCAgagaatgtttttaaaatgaatagtgTCCGTCAACTGTGGCAGAATATCTTTTGTTGTGGAAAATCATTTTAACATCTAGGCAATTAGTTTTTAGTGACAGTGAaagaatgataaaaaaaacattctaataTTGACGTGATTGAAAtgtcaaatacacacacacacacacacacacacacacacccacaccacaATTATTCTATTAGTCAAATGTACTGCTTTTGAATGGCAGCAAACAAGTATTGTAACCTTTTTTGAACGCTTCTGAACTGATGCTTCACTTTTGTGCATTTTTACCTCGAGTATGCACTCCAGCTTAATGATAAACCACTATAAGAATAGTTGAACATTTTGGGAattatgcttatttgctttctttctgagaagattgataccactctcatgtctgtgcttTAAGTGTGAGGCTGAAGCTGGGAGgcagttagcctagcttagcataaaaaatTGTagaagggggaaacagctatGGCTCAGTCCAAAGTTCAAAAATACTCATACAAACACCTTTAAAGCTCAGACATTGTTATCAACACGTTATATATTGTTTGCATGATTCATAAaccaaaagtaacaaaaacaatctgtttAATTCTTGGCAAAAAACTGTGGGGTGAGGTGACTCTTGTCGTCACAGTGAGGTTGCCAGGGGTGGTACCACTGGACCTGCACAGAGACCTAAACTATATGCTGCAAATACAAGCACCTAACCACGCTATGCTTGGAGATGCTGCACAGACGTGCTAGGCAAATGGAAAAACTGTTCTTCAAGAAATAGTGGGCAATTACACTAGTCCAAACACAGTAGCTGTGTGTTGGCTGTGGAAGTgtgggaaggaaagaaaaagataatCTATTTATATGCATGAAAATGAAGGCAGAGTCTCCATGGCCAGCCTTA
It contains:
- the arsh gene encoding arylsulfatase D isoform X2, which translates into the protein MMVDDLGIGDIGCYGNDTIRTPNIDRLASEGVKLTQHIAAAPLCTPSRAAFMTGRYALRSGLGSTGCVQVLLFLGGSGGLPPSETTFAKRLQQQGYTTSLVGKWHLGVNCEHRGDHCHHPNQHGFSYFYGLPFTLFNDCVPGQGSEILADLQHALRNLTMLLGVGLFTLVCVRVCGLFEVSLWLFVALSFLSILATAVWYMPFKLLPTWNCIIMRNQEVIEQPMTVETLPLRLLGEAQNFIKRNVDNPFLLFFSLAHVHTPLFETPAFAGKSRHGRYGDNLEEVDWMIGKITETVDSLGLANNTLMYFTSDHGGHLEDADSIIGQKGGWNGIYKGGKAMGGWEGGIRVPGIFRWPGRLAAGRVVDEPTSLMDLYPTLKYLATDTQPDRQSDGYNLMPLLEGKVERSEHEFMFHYCGIYLNAVRWHPPGSDSVFKVHFFTPNFSPPGAGGCYDTKVCLCHGEHVTHHSPPLLYDLFHDPSESRPLTPDTEPRYAEILEQTAKAVERHRNTLTNKQASDDTYSHPNADAHSVQSQMTWDKILWRPLLQPCCGTFPFCGCKEDTMHI
- the arsh gene encoding arylsulfatase D isoform X3, which produces MLRTPNIDRLASEGVKLTQHIAAAPLCTPSRAAFMTGRYALRSGLGSTGCVQVLLFLGGSGGLPPSETTFAKRLQQQGYTTSLVGKWHLGVNCEHRGDHCHHPNQHGFSYFYGLPFTLFNDCVPGQGSEILADLQHALRNLTMLLGVGLFTLVCVRVCGLFEVSLWLFVALSFLSILATAVWYMPFKLLPTWNCIIMRNQEVIEQPMTVETLPLRLLGEAQNFIKRNVDNPFLLFFSLAHVHTPLFETPAFAGKSRHGRYGDNLEEVDWMIGKITETVDSLGLANNTLMYFTSDHGGHLEDADSIIGQKGGWNGIYKGGKAMGGWEGGIRVPGIFRWPGRLAAGRVVDEPTSLMDLYPTLKYLATDTQPDRQSDGYNLMPLLEGKVERSEHEFMFHYCGIYLNAVRWHPPGSDSVFKVHFFTPNFSPPGAGGCYDTKVCLCHGEHVTHHSPPLLYDLFHDPSESRPLTPDTEPRYAEILEQTAKAVERHRNTLTNKQASDDTYSHPNADAHSVQSQMTWDKILWRPLLQPCCGTFPFCGCKEDTMHI
- the arsh gene encoding arylsulfatase D isoform X1 encodes the protein MRSHLLAHLLSLLLAAGRDVTGKKVDRKPNFVLMMVDDLGIGDIGCYGNDTIRTPNIDRLASEGVKLTQHIAAAPLCTPSRAAFMTGRYALRSGLGSTGCVQVLLFLGGSGGLPPSETTFAKRLQQQGYTTSLVGKWHLGVNCEHRGDHCHHPNQHGFSYFYGLPFTLFNDCVPGQGSEILADLQHALRNLTMLLGVGLFTLVCVRVCGLFEVSLWLFVALSFLSILATAVWYMPFKLLPTWNCIIMRNQEVIEQPMTVETLPLRLLGEAQNFIKRNVDNPFLLFFSLAHVHTPLFETPAFAGKSRHGRYGDNLEEVDWMIGKITETVDSLGLANNTLMYFTSDHGGHLEDADSIIGQKGGWNGIYKGGKAMGGWEGGIRVPGIFRWPGRLAAGRVVDEPTSLMDLYPTLKYLATDTQPDRQSDGYNLMPLLEGKVERSEHEFMFHYCGIYLNAVRWHPPGSDSVFKVHFFTPNFSPPGAGGCYDTKVCLCHGEHVTHHSPPLLYDLFHDPSESRPLTPDTEPRYAEILEQTAKAVERHRNTLTNKQASDDTYSHPNADAHSVQSQMTWDKILWRPLLQPCCGTFPFCGCKEDTMHI